One Gordonia sp. SID5947 genomic region harbors:
- a CDS encoding CoA transferase, whose protein sequence is MKPLEGFTILEVAMYGFVPSAGAVLREWGAEVIKVEHAVTGDPQRGLRQTGTFRVEGDPNPNVEHANRGKRSIGIDMSRPEGREVVYELVRKADVFLTSFLPGPRARFGIDVDDIRDVNPSIVYARGSALGPRGAESDKGGYDMTAFWSRGGIAATLTPSGTEGLISPPGPAFGDTISGTNLAGGIAAALLKRERTGEPSVVDVSLLGSGLWSMGHTVALSLHLDKPMEAPAQGGHGSPTNPLSGLYKTADNRYISFVMLQAGKFWPDVCKHVERPELAEDPRFASAELLAENTSEAVAILREIIAERTLGDWTERFATLAGPWAPVQDSRQVGDDPQIRANDYIVNAGELELVGNPVQFDVAAAAVTAAPEFAEHTDEILQELGMDWDRIIELKTAGAVT, encoded by the coding sequence ATGAAGCCGCTGGAGGGTTTCACCATCCTCGAGGTCGCGATGTACGGGTTCGTGCCCTCCGCGGGTGCGGTCCTGCGCGAGTGGGGAGCCGAGGTCATCAAGGTCGAGCACGCGGTGACCGGCGACCCGCAGCGCGGACTGCGCCAGACCGGTACCTTCCGCGTCGAGGGCGATCCCAATCCCAATGTCGAACATGCCAACCGGGGTAAGCGCAGTATCGGCATCGACATGTCGCGTCCGGAGGGGCGCGAGGTGGTCTACGAGCTGGTGCGCAAGGCCGACGTCTTCCTCACCAGTTTCCTGCCGGGGCCGCGGGCGAGGTTCGGGATCGATGTCGACGACATCCGAGACGTGAACCCGTCGATCGTCTATGCGCGGGGGAGCGCGCTCGGTCCGAGGGGTGCCGAGTCCGACAAGGGTGGTTATGACATGACCGCCTTCTGGTCACGCGGTGGCATCGCGGCGACGCTGACACCATCTGGCACCGAGGGCCTCATCAGCCCGCCCGGCCCGGCGTTCGGTGACACGATCTCGGGAACCAACCTGGCCGGGGGTATCGCCGCCGCGCTGCTCAAGCGGGAACGGACCGGTGAGCCCTCGGTGGTCGACGTCTCTCTCCTGGGCAGCGGCCTGTGGTCGATGGGTCACACCGTGGCCCTCTCGCTGCATCTCGACAAGCCGATGGAGGCGCCTGCGCAGGGCGGCCACGGGTCGCCGACCAACCCGTTGTCGGGGCTCTACAAGACCGCCGACAACCGCTACATCTCATTCGTCATGCTGCAGGCCGGGAAGTTCTGGCCCGACGTATGTAAACACGTCGAACGTCCGGAACTCGCTGAGGACCCGAGGTTTGCCAGCGCAGAGTTGCTGGCGGAGAACACGTCCGAGGCGGTGGCCATCCTGCGGGAGATCATCGCCGAACGCACCCTCGGAGACTGGACGGAACGATTCGCGACCCTGGCGGGTCCGTGGGCGCCGGTGCAGGATTCGCGGCAGGTCGGTGACGATCCCCAGATCCGGGCCAACGACTACATCGTGAACGCGGGTGAACTCGAACTGGTGGGAAATCCGGTCCAGTTCGACGTCGCTGCGGCGGCGGTCACCGCCGCACCCGAGTTCGCCGAGCACACCGACGAGATCCTCCAGGAACTCGGGATGGACTGGGACCGGATCATCGAATTGAAGACCGCGGGCGCGGTCACCTGA
- a CDS encoding aldehyde dehydrogenase family protein yields the protein MTFSIKGVGGRVVAQDTMTTSGSNAVDSRQVSGGIQKRLLIDGQLVTSAETFETINPATGEVLGSAPDAGVDDANAAIAAARTAFEKSGWATDIALRARCLDQLHKALLEHAEELRDLTIAEVGATKMLTKGNQLDAPIEIVRYYADLLENHSFTEDLGEIEIRGQQHRRWTEREPAGVVSAIIAYNYPNQLALAKLAPSLAAGCTVVLKGAPDTPLVTLALGEIIAEHTDIPAGVVNIITSSKVEVGQTMVAHPDVDVVTFTGSTPVGKQIMADAAGSLKRVFLELGGKSALIVLDDADLMKAAQFAAFTICSHAGQGCALTTRLIVPRDKHDQLAEMVGAMLDHVTVGDPTDDKTYMGPLISERQRDKVDGLVQRAVEAGARLVRGGQRIDPGFFYAPTLLAGVDPDSEIAQEEVFGPVLAMIPHDGDEHAIAIANNSRYGLSGGVLTTDSARGAAVGRAIRTGTFSINGGNYFSADVPFGGYKESGIGREMGVAGLHEFTEIKAFAEAVES from the coding sequence ATGACATTTTCAATCAAGGGAGTGGGAGGGCGCGTGGTGGCCCAGGACACGATGACGACCAGCGGCTCGAATGCGGTCGATTCGAGGCAGGTTTCCGGCGGTATCCAGAAGCGACTGTTGATCGACGGGCAGCTCGTCACATCGGCGGAAACCTTCGAGACGATCAATCCGGCAACAGGTGAGGTGCTGGGCTCGGCACCGGACGCCGGCGTGGACGACGCGAATGCCGCGATCGCCGCTGCGCGAACGGCATTCGAGAAGTCAGGGTGGGCCACCGACATCGCGCTCCGCGCACGGTGCCTCGATCAACTGCACAAGGCGCTGCTCGAGCACGCGGAGGAACTCCGTGACCTGACGATCGCCGAGGTCGGCGCCACCAAGATGCTCACGAAGGGCAACCAGCTCGACGCCCCCATCGAGATCGTCCGCTATTACGCCGATCTCCTGGAGAACCACTCGTTCACCGAGGATCTCGGGGAGATCGAGATCCGCGGGCAGCAGCACCGTCGCTGGACCGAACGCGAACCCGCGGGTGTGGTTTCGGCCATCATCGCCTACAACTACCCGAACCAGTTGGCGCTGGCGAAGCTCGCGCCCTCGCTGGCGGCAGGTTGCACGGTGGTCCTCAAGGGTGCTCCGGACACACCCCTGGTGACGCTGGCGCTGGGTGAGATCATCGCCGAGCACACCGACATCCCGGCAGGCGTCGTCAACATCATCACCTCGTCGAAGGTCGAGGTCGGCCAGACGATGGTGGCACATCCCGATGTGGACGTCGTCACCTTCACCGGGTCGACACCGGTGGGCAAGCAGATCATGGCCGATGCAGCCGGCTCGCTGAAGCGGGTCTTCCTCGAACTGGGCGGAAAGTCGGCACTCATCGTCCTCGACGACGCGGACCTGATGAAGGCAGCTCAGTTCGCGGCGTTCACGATCTGCAGTCACGCGGGCCAGGGGTGTGCACTGACCACTCGGCTGATCGTGCCGCGCGACAAGCACGATCAGCTCGCGGAGATGGTCGGGGCGATGCTCGACCATGTGACCGTCGGTGACCCGACCGACGACAAGACCTACATGGGACCGCTGATCAGTGAGCGCCAGCGTGACAAGGTCGACGGGCTGGTCCAGCGTGCCGTCGAGGCCGGCGCTCGCCTCGTCCGTGGCGGACAGCGCATCGATCCCGGATTCTTCTACGCGCCTACGCTTCTCGCCGGTGTCGATCCCGACAGCGAGATCGCGCAGGAAGAGGTCTTCGGCCCGGTGCTGGCAATGATCCCGCATGACGGAGACGAGCACGCCATCGCGATCGCCAACAACTCGAGATACGGGTTGTCGGGCGGTGTCCTCACCACGGATTCGGCTCGAGGTGCCGCGGTCGGCCGGGCGATCCGGACGGGTACGTTCAGCATCAACGGCGGCAACTACTTCTCCGCCGACGTGCCGTTCGGTGGATACAAGGAGTCCGGAATCGGCCGGGAGATGGGCGTCGCGGGGCTGCACGAGTTCACCGAGATCAAGGCCTTCGCCGAGGCGGTGGAATCATGA
- a CDS encoding TauD/TfdA family dioxygenase — MIETSALTPAMGVKVSGIDDLRDPAVIGRCLEALKWRGVLLIRGLHLDDEAQVAFSKQLGPVLAPAGKEVFVVSLDPAKSRSAEYLKGTFHWHIDDTTNDVPARATMLTARHVAMVGGGTEFASTYAAYENLPEQDRKRYDGLRVVHTFEASQRLVHPDPTDEQLSAWRTLPSHESALVWQRRDGRRSLVIGATADHIVGMRPEESRELLDELLAWSTQERFSYVHEWEKDDVVIWDNTGMLHRALPYDPSSERTMHRTTIAGDEAWS; from the coding sequence GTGATCGAGACCTCAGCCCTCACCCCCGCGATGGGCGTGAAAGTGTCCGGAATCGACGATCTACGCGATCCTGCGGTGATCGGTCGGTGCCTCGAAGCGTTGAAATGGCGCGGCGTCCTGCTCATCCGGGGCCTGCACCTCGACGACGAGGCCCAGGTGGCGTTCAGCAAACAGCTCGGACCGGTCCTCGCACCTGCCGGCAAAGAGGTCTTCGTGGTGTCACTCGATCCGGCGAAGTCCCGGTCGGCGGAGTACCTCAAAGGCACCTTCCACTGGCATATCGACGACACCACCAACGACGTCCCCGCGCGGGCGACCATGCTGACGGCGCGTCATGTGGCGATGGTCGGCGGCGGCACCGAGTTCGCCAGCACCTACGCCGCCTACGAGAACCTGCCCGAACAGGATCGCAAGCGGTACGACGGCCTCCGCGTCGTACACACCTTCGAGGCGTCACAGCGGCTGGTGCATCCGGATCCGACCGACGAGCAGCTCTCCGCCTGGCGCACCCTGCCCTCGCATGAGAGTGCTTTGGTGTGGCAGCGACGGGACGGACGACGGTCGCTGGTGATCGGGGCGACCGCTGATCACATCGTCGGCATGCGCCCGGAAGAGAGTCGCGAGTTGCTCGACGAGCTACTCGCCTGGTCGACTCAGGAGCGGTTCTCCTATGTCCACGAGTGGGAAAAGGACGACGTGGTGATCTGGGACAACACCGGGATGCTACATCGCGCACTGCCCTACGACCCGTCGTCGGAACGGACCATGCACCGGACGACCATAGCCGGAGACGAGGCGTGGTCGTGA
- a CDS encoding SDR family NAD(P)-dependent oxidoreductase, which translates to MKNAVVTGGGSGIGLAVAERLRSQGYHVATIDLRPGDESSAEAADVTDREQVDTAMGKIRENLGPITILVNAAGVDGFKRFAKLDFAEWQKVIDVNLNGVFHCTQAVLPDMVDAGWGRIVNISSSSAHSGQPYMTHYVAAKSAVNGLTKALALELGPQGITVNAVPPGFIDTPMLRNAEGHKRLGGTVDDHIERTPVRRVGRPEDIAAACAFLISDEASYITGQILGVNGGRNT; encoded by the coding sequence GTGAAGAACGCTGTCGTCACCGGCGGCGGCTCCGGAATCGGGCTCGCGGTCGCCGAACGCCTCCGCAGTCAGGGCTATCACGTGGCGACCATCGATCTCCGACCCGGTGACGAGTCGTCGGCCGAGGCCGCCGACGTCACCGACCGCGAGCAGGTGGACACCGCCATGGGGAAGATCCGCGAAAACCTCGGACCGATCACCATTCTGGTCAACGCGGCAGGAGTCGACGGGTTCAAGCGATTCGCGAAACTCGACTTCGCCGAATGGCAGAAGGTCATCGACGTCAACCTCAACGGCGTCTTCCATTGCACCCAGGCGGTACTACCGGACATGGTCGACGCGGGTTGGGGACGGATCGTCAACATCTCGTCCTCGAGCGCCCATTCAGGTCAGCCGTATATGACGCATTACGTCGCAGCCAAGTCCGCGGTCAACGGACTGACCAAGGCACTGGCCCTCGAGCTGGGCCCGCAGGGCATCACCGTCAACGCGGTACCACCCGGGTTCATCGACACCCCGATGCTGCGAAATGCCGAGGGGCACAAGCGTCTCGGTGGAACGGTCGACGATCACATCGAGCGGACACCGGTGCGACGGGTCGGTCGACCCGAAGACATCGCCGCCGCGTGCGCCTTTCTCATCTCCGACGAGGCCAGCTACATCACCGGACAGATCCTCGGCGTCAACGGAGGCCGGAACACCTGA
- a CDS encoding mycofactocin-coupled SDR family oxidoreductase has translation MGRVQDKVAFITGAARGQGRSHAVRLAEEGADIIAVDLCKNIDTIGYPMAAPEDLEETARLVEKEGRRVVAIEADVREASQLRSALERGINELGKLDIVVAQAGVAGMKGEPATQAWCDVVDTNLIGTMNAVQVALPHLREGASIIATGSIAALMDISKTDVPGKDLGGVAYVFSKRALSQYIHELATHLAPSGIRANVIHPTNCNTDMLQSEPMYRSFRPDLENPTREDATPAFYVQQAMKTPWIEPSDISNTVLYLASEEARYVTGMQMRVDAGGYLKWYDFKI, from the coding sequence ATGGGACGCGTTCAGGACAAGGTGGCGTTCATCACCGGCGCGGCGCGCGGCCAGGGCCGCAGTCACGCCGTACGGCTGGCCGAAGAGGGCGCCGACATCATCGCCGTCGACCTCTGCAAGAACATCGACACGATCGGCTACCCCATGGCCGCCCCCGAAGACCTCGAGGAGACCGCCCGACTGGTCGAGAAGGAGGGGCGGCGGGTCGTGGCCATCGAGGCCGACGTCCGCGAGGCCTCACAACTGCGCAGTGCACTCGAGCGCGGCATCAACGAACTCGGCAAGCTCGACATCGTCGTCGCGCAGGCCGGCGTGGCCGGGATGAAGGGAGAGCCCGCGACTCAGGCCTGGTGCGACGTGGTGGACACCAATCTCATCGGCACCATGAACGCAGTGCAGGTCGCACTCCCCCATCTGCGCGAGGGCGCATCGATCATCGCCACCGGATCGATTGCGGCGCTGATGGACATCAGCAAGACCGACGTGCCCGGCAAGGATCTGGGCGGCGTCGCCTACGTCTTCTCGAAACGAGCTCTCTCCCAGTACATCCATGAGCTCGCGACGCATCTTGCCCCTTCCGGTATCCGTGCGAACGTCATCCATCCCACCAACTGCAACACCGACATGCTGCAGAGCGAACCGATGTATCGGTCCTTCCGGCCCGACCTGGAGAACCCCACCCGCGAGGACGCGACACCCGCCTTCTATGTGCAGCAGGCGATGAAGACTCCGTGGATCGAGCCCTCCGACATCAGCAACACGGTGCTCTACCTGGCCTCCGAGGAGGCGCGGTACGTGACCGGCATGCAGATGCGGGTCGACGCAGGCGGCTATCTCAAGTGGTACGACTTCAAGATCTGA
- a CDS encoding ferredoxin: MKVHIDGDRCQGHTLCAMIAPEIFELSDIDGHASPVSEDVPAGFEDKVREASRSCPEQAISVSERISSGTE; the protein is encoded by the coding sequence GTGAAGGTTCACATCGACGGCGACCGCTGCCAGGGACACACCCTCTGCGCCATGATCGCTCCCGAGATCTTCGAGCTCAGCGATATCGACGGCCACGCCTCGCCGGTCTCCGAGGACGTGCCTGCCGGATTCGAGGACAAGGTCCGCGAGGCCTCGCGATCCTGTCCGGAACAAGCGATATCGGTGTCCGAGCGCATCTCATCGGGCACCGAGTGA
- a CDS encoding cytochrome P450, which produces MSLDSVTDDDARKRNRYLFERHSTEYREKFLETTQEMHEKCPVAWSDSYGGHWVAASSDAVFELARCPYVSNDHDVRDERRGYKGISIPTADRAAGVRGGILEMDEPEHKFFRSILNPYLAPAAVKRWIPFIDKVIHACIDEKIESGHIDFVDELANVVPAVLTLAMLGIPVEKWTIYNEPVHAAVYTPPDSPDAPRVAELHRQLGIDLITNLFEIRENPRPGMINAVANASFDGGAPDDMELLGILSLVIGGGFDTTTALTAHSLEWLSENPDERERLSAHRDELLDGATEEFLRYFTPAAGDGRTIAEDFSATDGTDFREGDRLWLSWAMANRDTELFEDPNHVHLDRTGNRHFSFGLGIHRCIGSNVARTVFKRMLIAVLDRMPDYRCDPEGAVHYDSIGVIQGMRHLPATFTPGPRTHSSLADTLVEVQRMVDEENLAEPLALSRMQQKG; this is translated from the coding sequence ATGAGCCTTGACAGCGTCACAGATGACGACGCGCGAAAGCGGAATCGCTATCTCTTCGAACGCCATTCGACCGAGTATCGGGAGAAGTTCCTCGAGACCACCCAGGAGATGCACGAAAAGTGCCCGGTGGCGTGGAGCGACTCCTACGGCGGGCATTGGGTGGCGGCGAGCAGTGACGCCGTGTTCGAGCTGGCGCGGTGCCCATACGTGTCCAACGACCACGACGTCCGGGATGAACGACGTGGGTACAAGGGCATCAGCATCCCGACCGCCGATCGTGCGGCCGGAGTTCGTGGTGGCATCCTGGAAATGGACGAACCCGAACACAAGTTCTTCCGCTCGATCCTCAATCCGTATCTCGCTCCCGCCGCCGTCAAGCGATGGATTCCGTTCATCGACAAGGTCATCCACGCATGCATCGACGAGAAGATCGAGAGTGGTCACATCGACTTCGTCGATGAGCTCGCGAATGTGGTGCCGGCGGTGCTCACCTTGGCGATGCTCGGTATCCCGGTGGAGAAGTGGACGATATACAACGAGCCGGTTCACGCGGCGGTCTACACACCGCCCGACTCCCCCGATGCGCCGCGTGTCGCCGAGCTGCATCGGCAACTCGGCATCGACCTGATCACAAACCTCTTCGAGATCCGGGAGAATCCCCGTCCCGGGATGATCAACGCCGTCGCGAACGCGAGTTTTGACGGTGGTGCGCCCGACGACATGGAACTGCTGGGAATCCTGAGCCTCGTGATCGGCGGCGGTTTCGACACCACGACCGCCCTCACCGCGCACTCGCTGGAGTGGCTCTCGGAGAACCCTGACGAACGCGAACGTCTCAGCGCTCACCGGGACGAACTGCTCGACGGCGCAACCGAGGAGTTCCTGCGCTACTTCACCCCGGCTGCCGGCGACGGCCGGACCATCGCCGAGGACTTCTCGGCGACCGACGGCACCGATTTCCGTGAAGGCGACCGACTCTGGCTGTCGTGGGCGATGGCCAATCGCGACACGGAGCTCTTCGAGGATCCGAATCACGTCCATCTCGACCGGACCGGCAACCGTCACTTCAGTTTCGGCCTCGGCATCCATCGCTGCATCGGGTCCAATGTGGCCCGTACCGTCTTCAAGCGCATGCTGATCGCCGTGCTCGACCGGATGCCCGACTATCGCTGCGATCCCGAGGGTGCCGTGCACTATGACTCGATCGGCGTGATCCAGGGTATGCGCCACCTGCCCGCAACGTTCACGCCCGGTCCGCGTACACATTCGAGTCTCGCCGACACCCTCGTCGAGGTCCAGAGGATGGTGGACGAGGAGAACCTCGCCGAGCCGCTCGCCCTGTCCCGAATGCAGCAGAAGGGGTAG